CTAGTAATGGAAATACTGTATCGATTACCCGCTGATTCGATTTTACAGTGCATCCTGGTATGCAGGACTTGGCGAACTCTGGTACGTAACACTTTCTTTGTCAATAATCACTATCTTCACCAATTACGAATACTACTTCATGAACAACAACTTGATGTTGATAACTTGTTGGATCATCAGAATAACATAAGCAACATTAGTCTAGGTCAGATTTTCTTGATTGAGAAAAGATACTTCAGATTTCGGTACGTCGATGAAAACTATGATTACGAGAAGAATAATATTTTTGGTCATGACCATCATCTTCAGCCGTTTGACCACTTTTACAAGAAACTGCTTGCAACTATTAGGGACTCTAGGGTTCAAGATAGATATAGTGACTATTTTCTCTATCCGATTGGATCGTGCAACGGTTTGTTATGTTTTTTTCTAATGTACAAGTCCTTCCAAACCGTTCCGTTCTCGTTGTTGACATATCCTATGTTTGTCTGTAATCCTATTACTGGAGAATACATCAATCTTCCAAGATGTGGTGTAAAGGAGAAAGACTTTCACATTGGCATTAGCTGCGGAATTGGTTATGATTATTCTAACAATGTGTACAAGGTAGTTGTTGCATTACACAACATGCAGGAACTAGAATTACAGCCTAATCGTCTACAGGTGTACATTTTTGGCGATGTCAATGGTTGGAGGAGTATAAAAAGTCCGTATGATTTATCAGGAGAGTGTATTCACATAGCCGGAACATTTTTTTGGCTCGACGATGAGAGGTGCAATATCGTAGCATTTGATTTGACAGATGAAGTTTTTGAACTGCTCCCGAAACCATCTTTCTACACCCCTAATGACACCTACTATTATAAGTTGCACATATTAAGGAAGGGTTTATGTGTTGTTCTTGCACATTACCCAAACTTGGAGATTTGgttggtaaagaagaagaagaagttgcagcTGAATAACAACAGTGGTACCACAGAGAGAACAGAAACAGATTGCTGGAGTTGGATGAAGGAGTTTTCTATGTCATGGGAAGGACTAGGGCCATTCATCATGTCCTCGTATTTACAACCAGTCACTATTTTAAGAAATGGTCAAGTCCTAATTTGGGATTATAAAAAGAAGGCGCTATTTCTTTGCGATCCGAGAA
This genomic window from Papaver somniferum cultivar HN1 unplaced genomic scaffold, ASM357369v1 unplaced-scaffold_7150, whole genome shotgun sequence contains:
- the LOC113344081 gene encoding F-box protein At3g07870-like, with product MEILYRLPADSILQCILVCRTWRTLVRNTFFVNNHYLHQLRILLHEQQLDVDNLLDHQNNISNISLGQIFLIEKRYFRFRYVDENYDYEKNNIFGHDHHLQPFDHFYKKLLATIRDSRVQDRYSDYFLYPIGSCNGLLCFFLMYKSFQTVPFSLLTYPMFVCNPITGEYINLPRCGVKEKDFHIGISCGIGYDYSNNVYKVVVALHNMQELELQPNRLQVYIFGDVNGWRSIKSPYDLSGECIHIAGTFFWLDDERCNIVAFDLTDEVFELLPKPSFYTPNDTYYYKLHILRKGLCVVLAHYPNLEIWLVKKKKKLQLNNNSGTTERTETDCWSWMKEFSMSWEGLGPFIMSSYLQPVTILRNGQVLIWDYKKKALFLCDPRTSTAKEIVHDDDFRKVEYVRSLPHINSFVSLKSLGMKSKWI